Genomic segment of Syngnathus acus chromosome 10, fSynAcu1.2, whole genome shotgun sequence:
TACAAATATGTTGTCAGTTTCGTtaagtgtgtgcatgcgtgtgtgcgtgtgagggCCTTGTGTTAGCTGGCAGGTCGCCGGGAGTGGTGACATGCCGCCGGCTTCATGCCTTTTTAGGGGGCGGAGCCAACTTGATGATCTCGTCTTCAGATGGCTGGCGGATGATGTCTGCAATGGCAGGAAGGGGacacaatgtcatttttgctttcattttattattgtaattatttgattccatccatccatccatccatccatccatccatccatccatccatccatccatccatccatccatccatccatccatccatccatccatccatccatccatccatccatccatccatccatccgtccatcaatccatccatccacggAGCAAAGCACGCAAGTAAGAATGCTTGCAACCTTTATACTTCTTGGCCGAGGGGATGCGCGTGAGCTTGGTGTCGATCTCGTCGTCCTCGTCGATTTTGAGCACGGTGGTGCGATACTCGATCACGCGGGTCAGGAGGTCGGGACGCCGCGAGATCTCAAAGATGTGCTCCATGTACGACAAGTTGTCTGCGGGGGAGGAGAGACGGCGACACCGGATGAGTGCCTGCGTGCGCATGCGTGTGCTGGCGCGCATGTGTGCGATTGCGTCACCGTGGGCCAGCTTGTCGTTCTTCTCCAGGTAGCTGAACCACTCCTTGCTGGACGTGATGGCGTTGCTGTGCTCCTCGGGGATGTCCTCTTTGCAAGCTGACTTGAGCTGCTCCAGGTCCTCGTTGGTGATGTTGTCCGAGAGGTCGCTGAGCAGAGAGCTGTACTCGGCCATCTTCCGAGCCACACAATGCAAGCAACCGCAATTTGGATCTGTGGTGGGCAAAGTTATGAAACAACTTGTTAACTTCGGTCACgatatttaagaaaaagagaaagaaaactaACATGCATCTTCTAAAACCCGTGACTGCGTCTCACTCTGTATTTGTTCGATGCACTCACACACGGACAGGCAAACCTAAATGGCGGTTGCTGTTGCTTTGCTCCGTTGGAGATCGCCAAATCTTTGGGGACACTCAGACTTCAAGTCAGCATCGGGGACAAGTGGCAAGCGAATCTGCCTCACGCTTTTGAGGTAGGGTGGTCAAATCTTGACTCTGGCCTCTTCCCACATTGCGAAAACCAGTGGCAGAGCtaaagggggggggcacaggGGGCACACTGCCCCCCACCTGATATATTTTTAGACCCCACAGGTGCCAGGCCAAATAATTGACCTTTGGGTACTTCCCAATTTTTCCGGgaatttttttctacatttacCCCAGTTGCCCGTAGGTTAGAATAAAGCTCAGCTGTTCTAATTTCGGACAGGTTTAGCATCAACGCTGACTATTGTAGCATCCAATGCGGCTTTTGTACACTTTGGAGAACAAGAAGACAACAATGGACAGAGCCGCTTCTTTGAGGGACAAacctcccccctcctccctgccctcccatcacacacacacacactcacaccaaCATGACTTGACAAAATGAGTGACATACTCCTGCCATGATGTTATAGAATGAAAGTAGTGcaagaagaaatgaaataGACAGAAATGTTCCTCCAAATTACCTACCCAACTCACCCAGAGCCCCaagttgaccccccccccccatgctcCCCCTGGGATGAGCGTGACACGGCGAGAAGCGGCAGTGTGCGCCTCACATTCCCGTTCGCACAAACGCGCCTTTGTCTTACTCGGTGTGTGCGCGAGATTGCGCGACCACATGCACTGGCAGTTAATGAAGCGTGTTCAAGCACAAATTAAagactctttttttaacattttcagTTATTTGACTGAACTACTTTACCCATCGCTGAAAACGACTTAACGTGCTCGATAAGAGATAGAAGGCGTCAAATCAAAGTTGATGCGATGTCACTGATGTAGTTACAGTATGTATTGCATTACAATGGAGACTGTTACCTAGCAACAGCCAGCGCAGaggtcccccccacccccttccgTTCCCCCCTCACCAAATAAAAGTGCACGCTTGGCTTCGgtggtcgccatggcaactgaATCAGAGGCTGAGAAATTCAAAAGCCGTGACTGTTTGGAATCATTTACTCCCTTATCGCTCACAACGGGATTTCTACTGTTCTCTAAAGACAGTCGATGAGCAAGATAGTTCCTAAATTGATCATCTTTGAAGTGACTGAGTAGGGAATGAGAGAATGATTCTGACTGCAGGGACTGGAAACAAATAGATGCCAAATAGGTGCCTTGAGGTACAAGTGACCCAGTTTTGCGAGATACGAGAAACGATGTAACTCTGCCTGCTGAGCTAACTCTATTTGTTTAGCTCCACGCTAGCAAACATGGGAATGGCATTTACATGCTCACATTTAGCATCAAGAGGTGTGCTTTTAAAACACATTAAACAACaactatttgaacacaaatgatgAGGCAACACATTTAGACAGACGCTCAAACAATAttcacaggcatatattctttatctgctgtgaaaaataaaacttattACAGCACCTTTCTGAGTAAAAATTGTAGCAGGCAATCTAAGAAGTTCTGCGTAATAATTTGGAGTTCAGCTTCAAATCATAATGCACAAACTATTTCATGCTTTGAATTCTATTTTGTAAAGTTATTATGGTAGGATTTGATAAAGTACACTATTATGGCattacaaaacacattttttgggAGGGAGGTGAACAAATGAATGCCATTcctattcatttcaatgggcaaagatgatttgagatacaaATGAGATCACGGAACAAATGAtatcaaggcaccactgtaaaTCAATGAAATGCTTCCCAACACAGGCCAATATTTTGTCAAAGTCTGTGTCAGCAGTGGCTGCCATGTCGCTGGGCGAAGCGCTCGCTAATCCGCGTGGAAGAATGTAGGCCAGCGGCCCACTTGCCATTGAGCAGAAAAGAAGATTTGCACACATCTGTGCGTCCGTATGCAAGCGCGCTTTGCTTGGCCTTCTCATTGGTGCCAGATAAACACTCCATTTCGTGTCTCTGCTGCAACATCGTCAGCCGacgccatggcaacaacacCCAAGCGTGTCCCAATGGCCTTTTCTTGACTTTCATTTCGCCAGGCTGCCAATGCGacctatttattattattattgtttttccacaaaataATGTAATGGAGCACTTCTTATCActggttttattgtttttgtaccTTGAAGAGTAAATGGCAAAAGTTGGTTTAATTGAGCGACTACgatgtcatttttgcttgacagcaggtggcaaaatggccgccccccgAGACAGCTGGATTTTGGTGCTTGGCTTATATTCAACAACCACAAAATTAATCAGAATACTGTGTTTAGACATTTTTGCAAACcaatttttgatttgattctttAACACTGTTGAAAACGTTCAAGTCTTGTTTAGTATCAAGAGCAATTACGAAAACAAaagggagaaaacaaaacttctTTCCActgtcatttgcttttttatttttaaacaaactgtATCAATGAATTACTTTGATAGTCATTTGAATTTGGGTGCTGTATTGGCGAGtgcgctttttctttttacgcATATGTTTCTCTCATTGTAGTCTGAGctccagcacacacacacacacacacacacacacacacacacagattgcGGGCGCACGCAGATGTGTCCCGCATGCACATAGCGGAGGCATTTGTTACTCGAAACTTGCTTGGGGCCAGAGGGccaagaaagaaggaaagaaaagagggCAAGGATCCGAACGGCCGACTTCCTGTCGGCACGACGCGCTTCCTGGCGCAGTGTCTGGGAAAAGGAAGACAAGAGCATGAAAAAGTGTAGCAAATCCGcccttcctcctcatctttcCGCCCACCCTGGGGCACAGAGAGAATGTTTTCATAGACGTGCATGCACGCATGAGAAAGCTCGCATGGAGGACTTTTCCAGACTCTGACCCAAATGCACTTTTTCATCCCATGAGCTTCATGCGCTCGCGTGTGACTTCATTTACTTATTTGGAATCCATTTTCCACATTCATCTGGTCAAAACTGAATTTTGGGACGCCTTCAGAGCTGAGAGCGGCTCAGGATGAGGCCGGCGCGTCGACAGCCGAGCAAAGGTGCCTTTATTTCCAAGCGGGTGAACCCTGGGTGAGGGGGAGGAGCCTAAAGGGCAGCGTGACAAGGCAGACAAAGACGGCGTGCAGTCACGCAAGCGCCGTCACACCTAATTGATTAATCCGTTCAAATTCCGCCTCCCTGCCGTTAAGACGGCGGGCGGGCTCGCGGGAAGCGCCACCTGACGAGGCACAACATGACAACACACTGCTCATGCGACAGCGTACATTTTCGTTAAAGTTGGCGCAGCGCTACTTTTATCATAACTTCAACCGTCACTTCGACGTAGTTCCTTGACAAAATGGCGTCAAAACACTATTTCATCCAAATGAAACCCCTCAATTCACTTTAGCATCCAGTCGCTGCTTGACACACGTACATGTCATAATAAGATGGCAACAAgacactacttttgtctaaatgaaacTTGAGTAGCCACAAGATGGCTAAGCGGGCGAGTCGTGTGACCTCATCGCAGCTTGTGAGCATCTGAGGCTGATGACATCATAAACGTGCAACAACAGCCGACGCACGTCAACGTCTGTGAGGTGGATGCTTCATTATCCTGGAAGCTTTGGAGCGGATAAAAATATCACAGTGCCgctgggaggaggaagaggaagaggcggTGTGCTGATTAAACCAGGGTGGAAGCgtccatcacacccccaccccccccaccccgaccGACTCCTGCGAGAGAGCACGCATCagtggctttgtttttcttttctatggAGACAGTAAAGGGGGAGAAACACGCCAGGAGTCGACGCCAGAGGAAAAAATATCCTCCATTTCCtgcttcatcatcatcctcattttcatcatgctaaATCATGGCTGGGCAAACTTTTGTGCTAAACAGCTTTGTTTGCAGCATGACAGGAAAGCCAGAGAAGGAAGCTTGCGTGTCtatgtgtgtctatgtgtgtctatgtgtgtgtttcatgACGATTGTGGCACACAAGGGACAATGTGAGGAAGTTTTTGTGTGGGCCAGTCACTCTGGATGACATCCAACAGGAAGATGGACGGAAAAGAGGGTCAAACACAAACCACATGAGCATGATGCATTCAAGTGTCTGTGGAAAATGTGGGAAAAACAAGAGGCACATGATGGTCATCAGACATTCCGTCGGTGGCCGAAGGCATCCCCCGGCAAACAGGAAGTAAAGCACAGGCCTGTGTTAACACTGCCCATCACGCATGCTTTCACAGGGTTCTTGAACGCACCGCGGAGGCCACCAGGGCTGCTTTCTCGTGAGGGATGTCAACAAGTGTCACATGTTTGAACGCCTTCCCCACCTTTGttgggtttagggttagggtctaCACCACAAActtcacaacaacacactcGAGCAAGCCAAAAAACAAGACGCGGACAACCTAAAGTCGAGCAAAGAAAGGTTGAGTTGTGTTGCTCCAAAGGATGCATCGATCCCTGAAAAGCTgactcacacatgcacgcatccGCACGCAcacgtcacacacacacacacgcacacgatATAATTTGGGCCGGTGGGACACTTGGGGACAGGAAAACCACAAATGGAAAGTAGTTCCTAACGAAGCGTTTAATGACTCTGTGTTTGGACTTGCTGACTCATACCCTGTGGTAACATTTGGGTGCGTCCCCCCAAAAACATCAGCTGATCTTTCTGAGTGCCACACACAGGAAGTTCTTAATGGCAGTGATGTAAAGGCAGTAAACACAGCATGCACGGATGCCGAGCCACAATGCAGCTGCTGGCGATCGGGGGCCGAGCCCTGCTGGGAATCGTGAAAATCCATGAGTAACTGTACCCTCGTGTCTGTAGACGCTGAAGATGATGGCaggcaaagcactacttttctcTAAATGTCGGACTCGCTTCAACAAGATGTCACAAGTGGTGTGAAAGCACGATTTTTGTTCAAGTGAAAATCCTCAAGTTGCTTTTATATAGTTGCATAACGTGGGAATATGCCGTAGGATGGCGCCGAAATAACACCATTATTGCTTTGGAATGAGCACAATTACAGCGAATAGGTGAAACCGCGAATATGCGGTACGATGTGGTTTTACCATGATGCGTTGAAAGACCTCTTGGGAGTGGGAGAACTGGACATTTatgacaagaagaaaaagaagaagagtaAGGGGAGGAGGTAGTCACGGATACGTAAAGGCATGCCAGCTGCCTCcagctttatgttttggaacaaatataaaacacacacacacacacacactgacctcGCGCGTAGCCAGGCGTTGCAGCGAGGAAGCTCAGACGTCGTGAGGGATTTGATCGCGGCGTGGAGCTTGAATCGGAGCCGGAAATGGGTCAGACGATTGACAgagaggttaaaaaaaaaaagaagccaaaagTCCACTTCCTCGATGGCTTGGTGATGCGAAGAGGAGCCAAACGAAGAGCACAAGAGGCAGGGGGTCCTCGGCGTGGGAACTGAGGCCGTGACGTGAACGCGCACGCACCGAGCGAGCCGAGGATGGTCGTGACTGCTCTCCGCGAACAAGGAGCCTGAAACCGGCGAGCGAGCGTGAAAAcgcctttctctctctctctgtctctctctgtctccctctcaagctctctctctgtctctctctctctctcaagctctctcgctctctctctggctttttctctctttctctctctcgcgcgcaatctctctcactctctcactcAAAGATTGTCTCCAAGCGACAGTGGCTCACTAGAATGAAGCGGACGTTTCAGTTGTCTTTTGCAACAGGCTTATAAAACTCAGTTGAGGCAGCTTGACCCCGAGACGTGTGAGATGACAGGTGATCAAGAGAAGCATTTCACCATCATTCCaacatttctttaaaaaaaaaaaaaatgaaaaacttgtaaaaagaagacaaaaagagaGTAGGAGCTCTCTTACTTCTTTTTTCCGATTCCATGGTTTTTAGTCACAcaagcacacggacactcaTCCACACATTTTTCAAAGCTGATGTCACCAGATTCTTCCGGCCTGCAAATCCCTTCTGCTGCTCTGCTTTCCTTCCATCCAAATCCAAAACGTGTAACCGGAGAGTTTGTGCAATTGGCTGTGTGATGCGACAAGACTTTCATTCCACATACTGCTCATGTGCAATTTCAAAtcgtttctttttcaaagTACCATGacctgaattttttttttccgcacaAGTACTTTTCTTTACTGCTTAAATGTAGATTTTGAGATCTGTTTACTGTCACTTTTGCTAGCATGTCATATCTaaggtttttatttcttttctaaGACACTTTGTGACCTTCTGGTGAATTAGTCTTCTGTTGCACCCGAGGCGTGCGCCGTTAGCAGAGGCCAAATGCTGGCCAGATCAGAGTCACAAGTTTCTTTTGGTTCCCAGACAAGCAAAGAGGAGGCGATTGTTTCAGAGCGGCTGACTTTGACGGCGAAAAGGAAGGGAGGAGAAGCAGGAAGTGAGACAAAGCTGCCAAGGCTGAAACAAAGTCAATGAAAAATGCCGAGTCTTGGCAGGAGGCCTTCTTACAtttgtgaaaatgaccaagaGGAAGTGGACCCTTGGAttgtttccatgacaacagTGCTGCTTAAACCATTCACTCATCCATCATCTCGTTTCAGGCCTCCACGGACAAAGCGATGGGCCGTGACTGCCGTGGGTGCCCAGCGAACATGTCGAAACGTTCGCCTGCATGGCAGTCATGGAGCAGATAAGACAACTCGACGGTTTTAGACAAAAAGGGCGCATTGATGCAAGACAACTGGCAAGCAAATCCCTGGTGCTGCGTTAACATCTCAATAGTTCTCTGTATAAACGTCCCCTCTCCAGTTTAGACCCTGTAACCCTGCCTCGCTCTGCATATCTGTTGCACAGATtgagatacacacacacaaacacacacacactcagcatCCTACATGCACCAACTGTTTGCAGGCTGACACTTGATGAGTGAGGTTTGCGGTTACTAGGCAACCTCTCATCCTCCACTCATCCTCCAGCTGTCATGTTGACACATTTCGAGACCAAAAAGGTTCACGTTCACACGCGATGATGCACAAATTCCCTTCCGGATGCCGCCCAATGTCGGTCGTGCAATTAATTTCATATTGCGAGAGCGCGGGCAGGCAGGTGAGAGATTTGCGGGCTAGGTTTTTGCAGAAACAAAAGGTAAACAAAGTATGAAGTGTTGGCAagtaggaggaggaggtggaggaggtgtTTTGCAGCCTGCAAGatagcaccaaaaaaaaaaaaagattcacacTTGTTTCTGAACAATTTTTGACCAGATGATGTCACTCTTTGGCTCCACTGTTGCCAATTCCTTTTCAGGAGATGTTGCTTGCAGTCCAAAGGCTAAATCGGCTTACGAGCGATCATTTGGCCGATTTTATGCTTTGACTGTAATCTCACTTTCACTTGAAATTTACAAGCAAATCAGAAATCACAGACAATCACTCATTCAATATTTTAAACAAGCAAATTACATTGCCATACCACTTTAATGCTTACATCTTACGTAAGATCCTTATTGACGTGCAAACAACTCTTTAAGCGAtcgatatttgaacacaaatggtggagcAATACATGTAGATAATATGATATTGAATAGATAATATTCTTTCTCATGTAGAAAAACGACTCATATTTTAGCAAATTTGTAAGTATTaggttattttttcttctggtTTGTGTCTGCATGACTGCATTACACAGTACTGCCTCCCGGTGGTTCACACCAAAAGGAGCAGCACACATAAGGATAACCACAAATTGGTTAAATTGACTGTTTAGCTCagcaaaaattatttgaaatttAGTTGGTGACAAATTGCAATGTTACAGCATagtttttgattttcattcagtTGCCAtgtgatcccccccccccaaaaaaaatcaaaactaacGAAATTCATGGTTAAgtgccttaaaaaaaacgtcaGAAAAGTTGTTCTGAAGTGGCATCTCTGCTTGGGGCTCATTAACACCCAGACCTGGATGTGTCAGCGTGTTCTAAAGCCACACCGAGTTCCGCCACCATCTCTCAACACACATCGCATCGGTATCAATGTTAAAACGTCTTTTGGCGCTCTGTCGCCGTGGCAACAGTGCCTCAACCGCCATGGCGTtgacaggaagaggagggggaaaaagaggAGCGCGTGTGCGCGCCCGCCGTAAGAGGGCGCTGTTGACCTCAATACTGTAACATTGGAGTGTGCAGGGCTTCATCATAGAGAACTCATTGAATCCTTTTAACCGAGTGAACCTAACCCACCCTACTTCAACACAATTAAACACAACTCAAAGCACACAACAGAGTGTACATTAGCTGGAGCGGTCAATATTTATCCAAGAAcatggcaaaaataaaagatttcaAAAAGACACATCATACTCACCACAGCATATTGATTATCTCGCTTGTTTTGCTGTGATCAGAGGGCAGCTGGCAAAGGTCAAAGGGTCAGCTCCATGGGCCTGGAAGGAGGAATTTGAAATGTCCATTGGCAGCGTAGTTTAGAAGCCCCGGATCGCGCTACTGATTGCAATTAGCCTGCCGTGCAACAAAcactttgagtttttttttttttttacccacctCGGAGTGAAACTAAAATTCATATCATGTGGAATGAAGCAATTTTCACACGCAGACGTAGACAATGAGCCGTATTGCAATTACTCAGCAGAGTCCAAATTTATACTGAAGGCCAACTTTAGCGTACGTTACACACGactgtttgctttgtttgttttgtgttgcgaGCTGGGCTTCAAGTTCCGAGCTAGATTTAGATATGATGCTTCTCAAGAGAATGACTTCATTGGCAGTTTGGAACATTTTTCAGCAGGTTGTGAATCATTGGCGTTTTTTGGCTGGGGCTCGGGCCCTGATTTCCTCCGAGTTGACGCTGCTGCCTTCTGTCCATGACTGATGTCTCATCCACGGCGTTGTCCAgcagaagttttatttttagtgggACTCTGGCCGCCCGGCCAAGCTTAATAAGGGAAAGGCACGTCGGGCGTCAGGATCTTCTTTCGAGACGGTACGCTTCCCCTGACAAGAGACTTCCAACAGGTGGCCATGCAACCCAAACTCCACCCTCCACGCACCCGTCtaattgtgacatttttggcaGGGCTTCTCTCGGCGGAGCGAAGCCCCCCGCCTTGCCCCGCGTGGTCAGCAAATCCACGTGGACGCGCTTCTTAAAGGGAGCCGCTTGCTGTCGGTCCTGCTCTTCTCTCGCCAACGGGGGCAGGAAGCGGACTTGGTTTTCGGGACCATTAAGTCGAGGTTCACAGTGGACGAGAGGACGGTAGCCATGAAGTGGGGCTGGGCGATATTAGGGGTCCTTCTCTCCTTGGGGGCCCTGGCATCCTGCGAAAATGGCCTGCGGATCCCCGAGTACGACGGCAGGGATCGCGTTCACGACCTCAGCGCCAAGAACTACAAGTCCATCATGAAGAAGTACGACGTGATGGTTGTCTACTACCACAAAAACGTGCATGGGAACCGCAACGCCATCAAGCAGCTCCAGATCGAGGAGCTGGCTCTGGAGGTGGGTCGCAGGGGAGGACAAGGGGGCCAGGATTTGTGGATGCCTACACAGAACCAGGTTGTTGAGGTGCCGTCGGGATTTTTCGCCCGTGGAGTTTCGGTTCCAATCGGCACCTGGATACAATTCGACCGCTTTCTACTTTTTATGCTAAATTTACTAAATGACTGAAAGAAATACACCTTCCACCAATCATTTTGGCAACATCAAACTTAATTCAAATACAGATACATCAAGTACAGGAACATAGgacttgtattttattattctcCACTTCTGTGTTGATGTGGCATATTTATCTAGCTAGCCATTAGCAATTAGCACTGGGTTTGTTTATGAGGTCCTTCTAACCTTCTAAAAAGACAACACGTGACATCACAGCGCTCATCTGACAACCTCCGAAACTCGTcagataaatacaaatattagcTTATTGTCTGCAAAAAAAGGAGGGAGAGTAAAACAAAGTGTGTTGTTGGCaacatgctaatgctaactgagTTTCTGCATTGAGTGAGTATTTTTACAATTGATTCTCTCATCTGTTTTTTGGCGTGCTGGGAGGAAAGTCAGAATGTTGCTATGGTAACCAAAGCACATGCAGGGTGACCAACAGAACATTTCAAGCTGAcaaatttctttctttcatttccttgtgctagaaaaaaaaaagttgattgaAAATTGACTGCCCCTTTCAGTGACTTTTCTTTCCAGATTAGAACATAAGTAGTCGCCAAGCTGAGGTGACAGGTGTGCTTTTGTCGTGTTGTTGACACCTCTGTGAGATGCTCAGCAGGGCATCATTTCATGAGaattaaggttttttttttttttttttattgaaatggGCCAGACTTTGAATTAGAGCGGCCATGGACAAATTTCTCTTTACGTGGACCCCCAAAATTTGGAACGCATTGATTTCTAGCACATGCGCGTTGCTCACGGATTTGGCGTGTAAGTATCAGATGATGTAAGCGGCCCACAGTTAAATTTAAACCACTGCTATGTGAACATTAGCTGCAAACACAATTTCAAGCGCAGTCCCATCGAGGACACAACGGTTCCGTTTAAACAATGTTAATGCGTGTTGGAAGAGAACGCCATTTGCACATCGGGGGGGTGTTCAGAGTCACCTTGCAGTCACCAAATGCAAAGTTGAGGGCTTTGGTAACCGTGACAACCACCCGACTCAACCTTGCAACAAGGCCAAGGTGACATCACCCATTTGGCAGTGAGTTTGTGGGGCAGCTTGTGTTGCATCATCTGCCCCGCGTGACCTCGCCGTCAAGTCCAATGAGGAGATTTGAGGCCTCCCGACTAAACCCGGACCAGAAAACGACAGCTGCTGGCCAGTCTCAGTCAGGCCACTGTGTTTATGCTCAATCATAGATTTGCATGCATCTTTCATGATGTTGCGTAACAGTCGGCAGGACCCATTATTAATTTACCGTGTGTGTACAGCTATTTAACTGTGACTGTGTATACAGTAGATAAGCACATCCATTCACAAAGCTACGTAGATGGGCCTACATACGGTGGTTCAACAATctagaaagaaaatgtctccAAATATTACCATCTGTCCATCTACAGAAGATAAGCAGATGCTGTAAGTTTTGAAATAGCTACACAGCCTGGTAGAGTGACAAAAGTCTACAAATATGTCCATAAATACATGTACCGTTTACACATGGTATACAAGTGTGTATGTATTCAAGTCAACTCAATGTATTTCACACAAGCAAAGACAAAGCTAACAGCTAAAAGCAAAAGTAGCTTACCAAAATTGCTAGAAGTACGTGAACAAGTTATATTAACtgaaaagtttgaaaatgtttcaaagtaaagtcaggcaaaaaaaaaaaaaaaaagttcagaaaatgaataaatgaaatatacatAAATGTCTATATGATCTGAATCAAAAATATGgttagaaaaaaagcacatctgcatttttaaacattttatgataCGTCATTGTTATAAATAACATCTTCTACCTGAGGATAATGATTAATGTCAATAATTTATCACCAGTATGAAATctgtacaaaaataaacccAAATTTGTAAGATTGGCAAATTGGCACTTGAATGCGGAAGCAGAGCCGTGTGGAATGAGACATGTGAGTGTGTCAGGTGCGTCTTTTGCGAGGAATGCTTTTCTGCTCCCGACGTGCCTTCTTCAAGACCTTAAATAGCTCGGGGGGGGGATGTACCCTCACCTCTCCTCCAAATACCCCTGTTGCTCGGTGCGGCGCACTAACCTGCAGGTAGCGAAGCACCTGTTGCAGTGCCTCAAGTTGTGCCCCTTGCCAAGAGTTTCCTTTCTCTTGTGCGTTCTTGGCGGTTTGgcaggaggggaggagggagggaggggggggggtgcgtgACGGGGGCGGCTGTCAATTGTTGGCTCTGGTTTCACTCCAATTTAGAAAGTGCAAGGCAGCAGTCCAAAGCTTTTGCTTTTAAGGTCTCGAGGTGGACAAGAAGTGACGCCCAGGAAGTTTGCGGAGGTGGCAAAAGACGGATtgatcaataaaaacaaaacaaaacaatgggGGGAAATTGGAATGTCGTACCAAGGCCTGATTTTGTTTGGGCTTCATCAGAGGCACATGAAATGGCGGCGGTGTGTCCTCTTCATTTAATATGAGattgaatgtgattggttgattCAAAACACAGCCGCATCCCCTTGTTGTAACAGGGTGtgtacacttgtgcaaccacattgttttagttttttttttttttttcaattgagtCGCACAGGTTACAAGCCATCaatggtggatttttttttttttaatgattgttcccattttcttttttgacaaaaatttGCCATTTGAAAAGGGGTGTGAAGACTTTTAGTCCAACGGCTCACGTCCAACCATCTTGCTCCTCCCCCATCCGATGCTCCCTTCTCTTTTCTCCACAGCTGGCAGCTCAGGTTCTGGACGATCTTGAGGATGAAGACATTGGATTTGGCCTCGTGGATGAAAAGAAAGACAGCGC
This window contains:
- the LOC119129478 gene encoding astrocytic phosphoprotein PEA-15; translation: MAEYSSLLSDLSDNITNEDLEQLKSACKEDIPEEHSNAITSSKEWFSYLEKNDKLAHDNLSYMEHIFEISRRPDLLTRVIEYRTTVLKIDEDDEIDTKLTRIPSAKKYKDIIRQPSEDEIIKLAPPPKKA